The Hypanus sabinus isolate sHypSab1 chromosome 31, sHypSab1.hap1, whole genome shotgun sequence genome window below encodes:
- the LOC132383665 gene encoding large ribosomal subunit protein eL38-like codes for MPRMIAEIKDFLLTARRKDAKSVKVKKNKDNVKFKVRCSRYLYTLVITDKEKTEKLKQSLPPGLAVKERK; via the coding sequence ATGCCTCGTATGATTGCTGAAATCAAAGATTTCTTGCTGACAGCAAGAAGAAAGGATGCAAAATCTGTGAAAGTCAAGAAGAACAAAGATAATGTAAAATTTAAGGTACGGTGCAGTAGGTATCTGTACACACTAGTCATCACAGACAAAGAAAAGACTGAAAAACTCAAACAGTCCTTGCCCCCAGGTTTGGCTGTCAAAGAACGCAAGTGA